A stretch of Besnoitia besnoiti strain Bb-Ger1 chromosome V, whole genome shotgun sequence DNA encodes these proteins:
- a CDS encoding hypothetical protein (encoded by transcript BESB_060140): MQSALPGAQPGRAVQRFGDLWGGKYRPTLLPGRGRLMAEDMHALILAFVSAVVRERDTRVERQEGPRRAVERDLGVTDAGHGETAPEESPLEQERRLGRATEFVSPENCVGAVGTETRPGARQPPLNLSASEAEREGQGGTREEGGDKADQSRHKYMKEGAFELFSFLFYKRRFSYIHQAAALESQEEVWRLMLVVWQALFSSPPSRSASASPACLLVERRSPPPRPDTEDGRDAPASSTQSSTDTPDGDVPPGGEPSASEGKRNSYEFLYRVGCVFLLLWLLYTAPFPASRTLDHTRAAAVSSSSCSDSSSAAGGEKMSKGGLSAEVQGRAPTENARHSSASPGAPGEHGAHAGDPVAYLGLEPEQRTHRKGLVLPAVAALSVGNVELMVEVAQTCLKRDELLDGARAFKFLWGSGKICVAVFPEAEEACGKRGLPLGVNKALLFSSLQRQPVAVERPHPGNLHADVHSAAFPIFRLLEELPNSPLVPRDSLVTFSHPHHQHRYDDLRGRTRRDDSRGRDQAAGPLQAHLYAYGVALQQMADEEPLPWVDERTVEGPSSAAR; encoded by the exons ATGCAAAGCGCGCTCCCGGGGGCCCAGCCGGGCCGCGCCGTTCAGCGATTTGGAGACTTGTGGGGTGGCAAGTACCGCCCCACGCTCCTTCCCGGTCGCGGAAGGCTGATGGCGGAAGACATGCATGCGCTTATTCTTGCCTTTGTCTCGGCGGTGGTGCgtgagagagacacgcgcgtgGAGCGACAGGAggggccgcggagagccgTGGAAAGGGATCTCGGGGTGACCGATGCAGGCCATGGAGAGACAGCTCCGGAGGAGAGTCCACTCGAGCAAGAGAGGCGCCTGGGTCGCGCGACCGAGTTTGTGTCGCCTGAAAACTGCGTAGGCGCGGTCGGAACAGAGACACGGCCTGGCGCGCGGCAACCTCCGCTCAACTTGTCTGCCTCCGAGGCTGAGCGGGAAGGGCAAGGAggcacgcgcgaggagggtgGAGACAAGGCGGACCAGAGCCGGCATAAGTACATGAAAGAGGGAGCCTTCGAGCTGTTTTCATTTCTCTTTTACAAGAGGCGCTTTTCGTATATCCACcaggctgcggctctcgagAGTCAAGAAGAGGTCTGGCGCCTCATGCTTGTCGTTTGGCAAG CTCttttctcgtctccgccttcgcgctctgcctccgcgtcgccagcaTGTCTGCTGGTTGAGCGaaggtcgccgccgcccagacCGGACACAGAGGATGGACGTGACGCACCAGCTTCTTCAACGCAAAGTTCAACAGACACCCCTGACGGCGACGTCCCCCCTGGGGGCGAGCCGTCTGCCAGCGAGGGGAAACGCAATTCGTATGAGTTCCTCTATCGCGTGGGTTGCGTCTTCCTTTTGCTGTGGCTTCTTTACACGGCCCCCTTCCCCGCCTCGCGGACTTTGGACCacacccgcgccgcggcggtctcctcttcgtcgtgcTCTGACTCGAGCAGTGCGGCAGGCGGGGAGAAGATGTCGAAAGGAGGGCTCTCAGCGGAGGTTCAGGGCAGAGCGCCAACAGAAAATGCGCGACACAGTTCAGCGTCTCCAGGTGCCCCAGGCGAGCACGGGGCACACGCCGGAGACCCTGTCGCGTATCTGGGTCTGGAACCCGAGCAACGGACTCACAGGAAGGGACTCGTCCTgccggcggtcgccgcgctctccgtAG GAAACGTGGAACTGATGGTTGAAGTGGCACAGACGTGTTTGAAGCGCGATGAACTCCTGGACGGAGCGCGTGCATTCAAGTTTCTCTGGGGCTCCGGTAAAATTTGTGTGGCCGTTTTCCCcgaggctgaggaggcgtGTGGCAAACGAGGCCTTCCACTTGGCGTCAACAAggctcttctcttctcttcatTACA GCGCCAGCCAGTGGCCGTGGAGCGCCCGCATCCT GGAAACCTCCATGCTGACGTACATTCTGCTGCCTTCCCCATATTTCGTTTGCTTGAGGAGCTCCCCAACTCTCCCCTCGTTCCGAGAGATTCCCTTGTTACGTTCTCTCACCCTCATCATCAGCATCGTTACGACGACCTCCGAGGGCGAACGAGAAGAGACGACAGCCGGGGAAGGGACCAAGCGGCTGGGCCCTTGCAAGCTCACCTGTACGCGTATGGCGTCGCGCTCCAG
- a CDS encoding reticulon protein (encoded by transcript BESB_060170): MSKGSCCASVCPALQGDCRIARLLSWENPTTTGSLFLGFNLIYFFVFVLCKSLLSISCYFLLVPFAAGFVFRVLDLAPSFGEGPVEVVSKTTISAKVNCLYEKLNHSLESIRDILLWKNAAYSAKCCVLTWAAGYVSSFFSMYFIIFCLVWVAFGFSFVKKMCAPTVSMYVSPYIEQARELSHRVIGSIPRMDNVTK; this comes from the coding sequence ATGTCGAaaggcagctgctgcgcgtcggtTTGCCCGGCGCTTCAAGGTGACTGTCGTATCGCTCGTCTGTTGTCGTGGGAAAACCCGACAACCACTGGTTCGCTGTTTTTGGGGTTCAACTTGATTTACTTCTTCGTTTTTGTGCTGTGTAAATCTCTTCTCTCTATCAGCTGCTACTTCCTCCTTGTTCCCTTTGCTGCGggtttcgtcttccgcgttctTGATCTTGCTCCCTCGTTTGGTGAGGGTCCTGTTGAAGTAGTCAGCAAGACTACCATCAGCGCAAAGGTCAATTGCTTGTACGAGAAACTGAATCACTCCCTGGAATCGATCCGCGACATCCTGCTCTGGAAGAATGCAGCCTACTCAGCCAAGTGCTGTGTATTGACGTGGGCCGCTGGGTACGTCTCGTCGTTCTTCTCCATGTACTTCATCATTTTCTGCCTCGTGTGGGTTGCCTTTGGCTTCTCGTTCGTAAAGAAAATGTGTGCCCCAACCGTGAGCATGTACGTCTCTCCGTACATCGAACAGGCCCGCGAGTTGTCTCACCGCGTGATTGGATCTATCCCGCGAATGGATAACGTCACCAAGTAG
- a CDS encoding peptidase family M3 protein (encoded by transcript BESB_060180), giving the protein MMCCGVFKVARGNGCCLFCPGRLDIQSLPRFDLRRHFKYSSIFDALIDEDLAHLSKKAAVFNEKYKGKLRHKLLKAIQEYEHLDEQVDIISYYIHIIYSVNTTNEDIAKRQNQLKATMAAAIQPNFVFMELEIAELPEEVIEEQMRSSKGMLNFYSGYLSSVRRRSPHVLSEAVERALLVRAPWVGKSAVIDYYRKQIGGATFEMGGESMPLSEILSFVMNVKQERRHEAQRAVHSGLRKQMIDKFAALSLNVVAGSWHIEGKERQYSTLRAMRNVANNVSDKTVDALIHAGATVAVDLTRRYYKLKKEILKRKGVLQTFSFSDRLAPLPLKSNEHVFGWEESTRIVREGYQSFSPTMAKLFDTLLAEGRIDAPATAGKLTPRCYLGTPTTGPFILLEHTGQHHCVETLAHEAGHAIHSILSYRQGNLQLAPPLTIAEMASLMGERIVFDHILQKTADPEERLSHLLRHLDGWTSTVTRQLMFDHFEERVHTARAEGTVSDSAFTTMWTETLIKYYGKEGEVFDSYTHTDLDWARIPHFHTTPFYVYAYAFSELAVGSLYGVYKRSAEGFEEKYLEVLRAGNKKSFEEVMTPFGLNPSSETFWVDAMMATGGSVLDEAEALAAQLGLA; this is encoded by the exons ATGATGTGTTGTGG TGTCTTCAAGGTGGCGCGAGGAAACGGCTGTTGCCTCTTTTGCCCAGGGCGCCTGGATATACAAAGCCTTCCTCGGTTTGATTTGCGAAGACACTTCAAGTACTCTTCTATTTTTGACGCATTGATCGATGAGGACTTGGCGCACCTGAGCAAGAAGGCAGCGGTGTTCAACGAGAAATACAAGGGTAAACTGCGCCACAAGCTGCTGAAGGCCATTCAGGAATACGAGCACCTGGACGAGCAAGTAGATATCATTTCCTACTACATCCACATTATCTACTCCGTGAACACGACAAACGAAGATATCGCGAAGCGGCAGAACCAACTGAAGGCAACAATGGCTGCAGC GATCCAACCCAACTTCGTCTTCATGGAGTTGGAAATTGCCGAACTTCCAGAGGAAGTCATTGAAGAACAAATGCGGTCTTCCAAGGGGATGCTCAATTTCTACTCTGGCTACCTCAGTTCCGTCCGCCGTCGTTCGCCGCATGTCCTCTCTGAGGCCGTCGAGCGCGCCCTCTTGGTCCGCGCCCCGTGGGTTGGCAAGTCCGCTGTCATTGATTATTACCGGAAGCAGATTGGCGGGGCGACTTTCGAAATGGGCGGGGAGAGCATGCCTCTTTCTGAAATTCTCAGCTTCGTCATGAATGTGAAGCAGGAGCGACGCCACGAAGCACAGCGTGCCGTACACAG CGGCCTGAGGAAGCAGATGATTGACAAGTTTGCGGCGCTCAGCCTCAACGTGGTTGCAGGCTCGTGGCACATCGAAGGAAAGGAGAGGCAATATTCG ACGCTGCGGGCTATGCGTAACGTTGCCAATAATGTCTCGGACAAAACCGTGGACGCACTGATCCACGCGGGCGCCACGGTGGCGGTGGACCTGACGAGGCGTTATTACAAGTTGAAGAAGGAAATCCTCAAGAGGAAAGGAGTGCTGCAG ACGTTCTCTTTTTCAGATCGCTTGGCACCCTTGCCCCTCAAGTCAAACGAACACGTTTTCGGCTGGGAGGAGTCGACGCGTATTGTGCGAGAAGGGTACCAATCCTTTTCGCCTACCATGGCCAAGTTGTTTGATACGCTCCTGGCGGAAGGCCGTATCGATGCGCCTGCGACCGCAGGGAAACTCACGCCGCGGTGCTACTTAGGCACGCCGACAACGGGGCCTTTCATCCTTTTGGAACACACTGGGCAACATCATTGCGTCGAGACTCTTGCTCACGAAGCCG GCCACGCGATTCATTCGATCCTGTCGTACAGACAAGGCAATCTGCAGCTAGCGCCGCCCCTAACCATCGCCGAGATGGCGAGCCTTATGGGCGAGCGGATTGTCTTCGATCACATTCTACAGAAAACGGCCGATCCTGAAGAGCGTCTGTCGCATCTCTTGCGTCACCTCGACGGCTGGACTAGCACAGTGACTCGCCAGCTTATGTTTGACCACTTCGAG GAAAGGGTACACACCGCCAGAGCTGAGGGAACTGTCTCGGACAGCGCGTTCACAACCATGTGGACTGAAACGCTCAT CAAGTACTACGGCAAGGAAGGTGAAGTCTTCGACTCCTATACGCACACGGATCTCGACTGGGCGAGGATTCCCCACTTCCACACGACACCCTTCTACgtgtatgcatatgcgtTCTCAGAGCTCGCTGTGGGCTCTTTGTATGGTGTGTACAAACGGTCTGCCGAAGGCTTCGAAGAGAAGTACCTTGAAGTGCTGCGAGCAGGCAATAAGAAGAGTTTCGAAGAGGTCATGACACCTTTCGGCCTCAACCCTTCTTCCGAGACATTCTGGGTTGATGCAATGATGGCTACCGGAG GCTCGGTACtcgacgaagcggaggcgctcgctgcaCAGCTGGGCCTGGCATGA
- a CDS encoding hypothetical protein (encoded by transcript BESB_060150) — MLASVPRQGCQGPQPAPLAGLRRAGSVPRFAAMRATVAAVSVLVFFSCTPASAGVAPSNGDSSFVQPSVPVSSSERELKRKVRELLLEGPAMQARTRKLVEIGRRLNFDGLVLDLTAAQPRSQADAAALSDKEVQDVVKSYFQKFAIDAERRAMHELREEDPELAANLKSANVAAEVKHLVASRLSEIEVVSPSKQVTDALTQVAEFFRDIKANREKFVKMVHQKFDFETPIAFDKALAEADEKAAIEAAIEIARDETRRRLERVIDDISAEERMAMASLGLSMAHLEESLLERMVNPYRAARGETRQQSEQLRAVVADAQAQMKKERLEEHTSDAESFASAGLLPAPPAFLAQMPMRHKAAVVVLLAAAAAALAVGGKVYKIHKARAKQRRRAAEDALLELNLEELVAAPLKKTGRSSQRRRLRSSRLRRLERTRSRFVDAPAGPSLEEDTFADSMEDEDLSEVLERVPVGRSQNRR, encoded by the coding sequence ATGCTTGCATCTGTCCCCCGCCAAGGCTGCCAAGGCCcccagccggcgccgctcgcggggcTTCGCCGGGCCGGTAGCGTCCCCCGTTTCGCTGCGATGCGCGccaccgtcgccgccgtgTCCGTGCTTGTTTTTTTTAGTTGCACGCCAGCCTCCGCAGGTGTCGCGCCTTCGAACGGCGACTCGAGTTTCGTGCAGCCTTCAGTCCCCGTGAGCTCTTCCGAGAGGGAACTCAAACGCAAGGTCAGGGAGCTCCTTCTCGAGGGCCCTGCCATGCaagcgaggacgaggaaacTGGTCGAGATCGGCCGCCGACTCAACTTTGACGGACTGGTACTTGATCTGACGGCTGCTCAGCCCCGGTCgcaggcggacgcggcggccctTTCAGACAAGGAGGTCCAAGATGTGGTGAAGAGCTACTTCCAGAAGTTCGCGATCGATGCAGAAAGGCGTGCAATGCACGAGCTCAGAGAAGAGGACCCGGAATTGGCAGCCAACCTCAAGTCCGCCAACGTCGCCGCAGAGGTGAAGCACCTTGTCGCGTCGAGGTTGTCCGAGATCGAGGTTGTCTCGCCCTCGAAACAGGTCACTGACGCGCTCACTCAGGTGGCGGAGTTTTTCCGGGACATCAAGGCGAACCGGGAGAAGTTCGTGAAGATGGTGCACCAGAAGTTTGATTTCGAGACGCCCATTGCCTTTGACAAGGCTTTGGCAGAAGCGGACGAAAAAGCAGCGATTGAAGCAGCGATCGAGATTGCGAGGGACGAGACCCGGAGACGCTTGGAGCGCGTCATCGACGACATTTCTGCAGAAGAGCGCATGGCTATGGCGTCGCTCGGCTTGAGCATGGCTCACCTTGAAGAGTCTCTCCTCGAGCGGATGGTCAATCCGTATCGGGCCGccagaggagagacgcgccagcAAAGCGAGCAACTGCGTGCCGTTGTTGCAGACGCCCAGGCGCAAATGAAGAAGGAACGCCTGGAAGAGCACACATCAGACGCGGAgagcttcgcctccgcaggcctgctgccggcgccacCCGCTTTCCTGGCTCAGATGCCGATGCGCCACAAAGCTGCCGTGGTCGTCCTgttggcggccgcagcggccgctttGGCGGTGGGCGGGAAAGTCTACAAAATCCacaaggcgcgcgcgaagcagcgccggcgagccgcggaagacgccttGCTGGAACTCAATTTGGAAGAGCttgtggcggcgccgctgaagaaAACTGGGCGCAgctcgcagagacgccggctGCGCTCCAGCAGGCTCCGCCGTCTCGAGCGAACCAGGTCCCGGTTCGTCGATGCGCCCGCAGGCCCCAGCCTGGAAGAAGACACCTTTGCAGACTCGATGGAGGACGAGGACTTAAGCGAGGTCCTCGAGCGTGTGCCAGTCGGACGAAGTCAGAACAGGCGGTAG
- a CDS encoding SWI2/SNF2-containing protein RAD16 (encoded by transcript BESB_060160), with translation MPPSAGGDDIASLEALFSAARRLPPMTAEDIAFDPETKQWVPHASIRRLKKSDAARLRHVRLLVQTAPTGQSKCRCCGGKIEKGELRLGYPTADPRGAYGLLTCWLHASFHCAGVILEEVLGSQLGAEELGSLKEILVAAKAQTLEESTEKAKADSGAAASASPASAEAGANSSQESIAASDSKGEETRREALRRRGGKAEGGKDLERSEAAATGPSKNCGGNVSSAKSEDSSISTDTGCDASSSPESESPAPSRVKKPQGDEAALVSSLGPSESSADTPAAVPMGAVHACVGEHLELAAKRRREAEADDEFSEHRDVADVMRGLVKRQIEGRRPAPLDLLVPLLPFQEEGLWWLCRQEQSDVRGGILADEMGMGKTIQIIALILARPFPPLPPELRAASPSRERRALPRVGRTLVVTPLAALLQWKDELEKFVRPGRLSVLVYHGPFRRGLKSELDKYDVVLTTYSTLEQDFRRETNKRKVLCKYCGRLFLPEKLSIHQRYFCGPEAARTAKQHLTTRKRGTEKAMQTLQITSGEPPVAGEGRDAGGSVGAAANASKRPRGRSGARAMDDAGSEAGNSTHGGGRQTRRSDAESSTSSSSSSSSSFVPTPSNVMRELMAEAQRDVREVGPSWVFPQPLRFVRRTPYEVSGAASTAKRESAGDAVRRKGAKKGKAGKTAPSPPSLVSSPAEDEKEINRAFHKLVDMGYERDGALAAALATNGSVAEAVELLLGAKAVRRNDADNPVEIEDDDEAEARRVERERALKLRRDLQLSKTDIPKQKLPVLQVLLRRCGLPTSGTKQQLVTRLSRFLFQEDKGRPLAAEVLSDSGADDGDDAGGRRRPRASSAAAARSAKRGRPSTAAAGGEEAPERRKRRKDDDTKETQVVGDAAQGPLAPRRSGRLQEVAEAAEARRMAGSAAVSNGAATGVKASKKGQACTSKGSKKKAQCASTKPASGKSGKRKETSVNKVSSASKNGRRYARDDSDDSDDDNDDALQSSSSSDEEYDDDPDASSASSPSEASEDSSSLASESEGASSEDARAPAKSGKKKAGRGAAGPPLRRGQSDDEEELAGGLVDEEEEHDAEMTQLVLKSVLHSILWQRLVLDEAHRIKSRASSTAQAVLALRTASLVCEKRTTTGDSGKAEETGEMQRTSRRVKEEREAAADVQSGTAANAEDRQVPKNEEDRVVLSSAQLLSKVEGGADGGDEGAKDGVAWTLRVGGSRWCLTGTPLQNRVGELFSLVKFLRIYPYAYYFCKRPGCPCRSLHFRFHEGKHCVKCGHTRMSHFSLFNQKVINPIKRCGYQNEGVVALKNLKRDVLDLILLRRTKVERAADVKLPPLTVRIRRDALSPEERDFYESLFKQTAIQFDAYVEAGTVLHNFAHIFDLLSRLRQAVDHPYLLIHGSLQPLDGSSLLPTASRKSVPTGVCALCQDDVLYEDHLVEAGCGHAFHRACLREYVASAPVGPGLESSSEKSEKRKDVLGCPACYTPLTVDLSSLERTDTGDDADNDAQDEGRAGKLARMCRKVEDDEEPEDEKDEAELDAVLATNAQRVPGAGGSRGRGAGSGQASPSNQGAAQSISDLSRNLQHAGLSKRGPAGIMQKIKASEFRSSTKIEALYQELLEIEAEDSTVKSLVFSQFCSMLDLIEWRLKKGGIHCAKLVGSMPIVSRSNVLYAFNNDPTLKVLLISLKAGGEGLNLQVASRIFLMDPWWNPAAEMQAIQRAHRIGQRNKKVVAVRFIAEKTVEERILQLQEKKQLVFDGTVGASDHAMAKLTQDDLRFLFQN, from the exons ATGCCGCCTTCGGCCGGAGGGGACGACATTGCCTCTCTGGAGGCGCTTTtctctgcggctcggcgtctgcctccgatGACTGCGGAGGATATTGCGTTTGACCCAGAGACAAAGCAGTGGGTGCCGCACGCCAGCATTCGACGCCTGAAGAAGAGCGATGCTGCGAGACTCCGTCacgtgcgcctcctcgtccagACTGCGCCCACAG GGCAGAGCAAGTGCCGCTGTTGCGGCGGCAAGATCGAAAAGGGCGAACTGCGTCTGGGCTATCCGACAGCggacccgcgcggcgcgtatGGTCTCCTCACCTGCTGGCTGCATGCCTCCTTCCACTGCGCGGGCGTCATTCTTGAGGAAGTCTTGGGCAGCCAGCTGGGCGCCGAAGAGCTCGGGTCTCTGAAGGAGATTCTCgtcgctgcgaaggcgcagactcTCGAGGAGTCcacagagaaagcgaaggcggattctggcgctgcggcttcggcgtcgccggcctccgcagaggctgGGGCCAACTCCTCCCAGGAGAGCATCGCCGCGTCAGATTccaaaggcgaggagacccgTAGGGAGGCgttgcgcaggcgcgggggtAAGGCAGAGGGCGGCAAAGACCTGGAGCGTTcagaggcagccgcgacggGTCCATCGAAGAATTGTGGGGGAAACGTGTCGTCTGCAAAGAGCGAAGACTCCTCGATCTCGACCGACACTGGctgcgacgcctcctcgtcgccggagAGCGaatcgcctgcgccttcacGCGTAAAAAAACCGCAAGGAGATGAAGCCGCGCTCGTATCGAGTCTGGGGCCTTCGGAATCGTCTGCCGACACGCCTGCGGCGGTTCCGATGGGCGCCGTCCACGCGTGCGTTGGGGAGCATCTCGAGCTGGCGGCT aagcgacgacgagaggccGAAGCGGACGACGAATTTTCGGAACACCGCGACGTCGCAGACGTCATGCGCGGACTCGTCAAACGCCAGATCGAAGGCCGCCGACCCGCGCCCCTGGATCTGCTCGTGCCTCTCCTGCCTTTCCAAGAAGAAGGCCTTTGGTGGCTCTGTCGACAGGAGCAGTCCGACGTTCGCGGAGGCATCCTGGCGGACGAAATGG GAATGGGCAAGACGATCCAAATCATAGCGTTGAttctcgcgcgcccgttCCCGCCACTGCCgccggagctgcgcgcggcgtcgccctcgagagagcgacgcgcgctgcctcgtgTGGGACGGACGCTCGTGGTGAcgcccctcgcggcgctgctgcagtggAAGGACGAGTTGGAGAAGTTCGTGCGCCCCGGGCGCCTCTCAGTCCTCGTCTACCACGggcccttccgccgcggcctcaaGTCGGAGCTGGATAAGTATGACGTCGTGCTGACCACTTACTCGACTCTCGAGCAAGACTTCAGAAGAGAAACGAACAAACGCAAAGTCCTTTGCAAG TactgcggccgcctcttTCTGCCTGAGAAGCTCAGCATCCATCAGCGCTACTTCTGCGGCCCTGAGGCAGCTCGCACCGCCAAGCAGCATCTCACGACGCGCAAGCGCGGCACGGAGAAAGCcatgcagacgctgcagatTACCTCCGGCGAGCCTCCAGTCGCCGGAGAGGGCCGTGACGCCGGCGGGTCcgtgggcgcggctgcaAACGCCTCcaagcggccgcgagggcgaagtgGCGCCCGCGCCATGGATGATgcaggcagcgaagcaggCAACAGCACGCACGGGGGCgggagacagacacgcagaagcGACGCCGAGTCGTCcacttcgtcgtcttcgtcttcgagtTCGTCGTTCGTTCCAACGCCGTCGAACGTGATGCGGGAGTTgatggcggaggcgcagcgggatGTGCGCGAAGTAGGCCCTTCGTGGGTGTTCCCGCAGCCGCTCCGCTTCGTGCGTCGGACGCCGTATGAGGTGTCCGGTGCAGCGTCGACTGCGAAACGCGAGTCTGCTGGGGACGCGGTGCGACGCAagggcgcgaagaagggcaAAGCCGGCAAGACAGCACCGAGCCCGCCTTCGCTCGTGTCTTCGCCGGCTGAAGATGAAAAGGAGATCAATCGCGCGTTTCACAAGCTCGTCGACATGGGGTACGAGCGCGACGGGGCCCTCGCAGCGGCCTTGGCGACAAACGGCTCCGTGGCGGAGGCCGTCGAGTTGCTTCTTGGTGCGAAGGCTGTGCGCCGAAATGATGCGGACAATCCTGTGGAGATCGAGGATGATGACGAGGCCGAAGCGAGGCGTGTGGAGCGCGAACGGGCCctgaagctgcggcgcgacctGCAACTCAGCAAAACCGATATTCCCAAGCAGAAGTTGCCTGTGCTTCAAGTCCTTCTCAGGCGGTGTGGGCTGCCGACGAGCGGGACGAAGCAACAGCTGGTCACTCGCCTGTCGCGTTTCCTCTTCCAAGAAGACAAGGGTcgtccgctggcggcggaggtgcTGTCAGACAgtggcgccgacgacggcgatgacgcgggagggcggcgacggccgcgagccagctcggcagccgctgcgcggagCGCCAAGCGCGGACGGCCCTCCACGGCAGCTGCGGgtggagaggaggcgcctgagaggcggaagcgaaggaagGACGACGACACAAAGGAGACTCAGGTCGTGGGGGACGCCGCTCAGGGGCcgctcgccccgcggcgTTCCGGGCGACTCCAGGAAGTCGCCGaagcggctgaggcgaggcggatgGCGGGCTCGGCCGCTGTGAGCAATGGAGCGGCAACGGGCGTGAAGGCGTCTAAGAAGGGTCAGGCATGCACTTCGAAAGGAagcaagaagaaagcgcaGTGCGCCTCCACGAAGCCGGCATCCGGGAAGAGcggaaagagaaaagagacatCGGTCAACAAGGTCTCGTCGGCCTCAAAGAACGGGCGCCGCTATGCGCGAGACGACAGTGACGACAGTGACGACGACAATGACGACGCGCTCcagtcgtcgtcttcttccgatGAGGAGTACGACGACGACCCAGACGCGAgttcggcgtcgtcgccgtctgagGCCTCTGAAGattcgtcgtcgctcgcgtcggAGTCGGAAGGGGCTTCCTCGGAGgatgcgcgggcgccggcgaagtctgggaaaaagaaggcggggcgaggcgcggccggtccgccgcttcgccgagGGCAatccgacgacgaggaagagctCGCGGGGGGTTTGgtggacgaagaagaggagcacGACGCGGAGATGACCCAGCTCGTGCTCAAGTCGGTGCTTCACAGCATCCTGTGGCAGCGCCTAGTCTTGGATGAAGCCCACCGCATCAAgtcgcgcgccagcagcaccGCGCAGGCGGTTTTGGCGCTGCGCACAGCTTCCTTGGTTTGCGAGAAACGCACCACGACCGGCGACTCAGGCAAGGCCGAGGAGACCGGCGAGATGCAGCGGACCTCTCGGCGCGTAAAGGAGgaacgcgaggcggcggcggacgtgCAGAGTGGCACGGCAGCGAACGCGGAAGACCGGCAAGTCCCTAAGAACGAAGAAGATCGCGTTGTTCTTTCGTCCGCTCAGCTCTTATCAAAggtcgagggcggcgcggacggcggagacgagggagcGAAAGACGGGGTGGCCTGGACCTTGAGAGTTGGAGGCAGCCGGTGGTGTCTCACAGGCACTCCGCTACAGAaccgcgtcggcgagctgTTCAGTCTGGTCAAATTTTTAAGAATCTACCCCTACGCGTACTACTTCTGCAAGCGACCTGGGTGCCCCTGCCGCTCGCTCCATTTCCGCTTCCACGAGGGCAA GCACTGCGTGAAATGCGGTCACACGCGGATGAGccatttctctctcttcaacCAGAAAGTCATCAACCCCATCAAACGGTGCGGCTACCAGAACGAGGGCGTCGTTGCACTGAAGAACCTCAAACGAGAC GTGCTAGATCTGATTTTACTCCGCCGCACCAAGgtcgagcgcgcggccgatGTGAAGCTTCCCCCCCTCACCGTCCGCATTCGGCGGGATGCGCTGTCGCCTGAAGAACGCGACTTCTACGAGTCGCTTTTCAAGCAGACAGCAATTCAGTTC GATGCCTACGTCGAGGCCGGGACGGTGCTGCACAACTTCGCGCACATCTTCGATCTTCTCAGCCGGCTGCGCCAGGCGGTGGATCATCCCTACCTTCTCATCCACGGCTCGCTTCAGCCGTTGGATggctcgtcgctgctgcccaCCGCGTCGCGGAAGTCTGTCCCCACTGGGGTTTGTGCGCTCTGCCAAGACGACGTCCTCTACGAG GATCACCTCGTGGAGGCGGGCTGCGGCCACGCCTTCCaccgcgcgtgtctgcgagAGTACGTCGCGTCGGCACCGGTTGGTCCGGGCCTCGAGAGCAGTTCGGAGAAGTCGGAGAAACGAAAAGACGTGCTGGGGTGCCCCGCGTGCTACACGCCTCTGACGGTGGACCTGTCGTCGCTGGAGCGTACAGACACCGGCGACGATGCGGACAACGACGCGCAAGACGAAGGCAGGGCGGGGAAGCTGGCTCGCATGTGCAGAAAGgtagaggacgacgaggagccagaagacgagaaagacgaagCGGAGCTGGATGCGGTTTTGGCGACGAACGCGCAGAGGGTtcccggcgcaggcggaagccgcgggcgaggcgcggggagcggacaggcgtcgccctcgaacCAGGGGGCTGCCCAGTCCATCTCAGACCTGTCGAGGAACCTTCAGCATGCTGGACTGTCGAAGCGTGGGCCCGCGGGGATCATGCAGAAAATCAAGGCGAGCGAGTTTCGAAGCAGCACAAAAATCGAGGCGCTGTATCAG GAGCTTCTTGAGATTGAGGCAGAGGACAGCACTGTGAAAAGTCTCGTTTTCTCCCAGTTCTGTTCCATGCTGGACCTGATCGAGTGGCGGCTGAAGAAGGGAGGAATCCACTGCGCAAAGCTCGTCGGGTCAATGCCGATTGTGTCACG GTCGAACGTTCTGTACGCCTTCAACAACGACCCTACTTTGAAAGTGCTCCTGATTTCGCTGAAGGCTGGAGGAGAGGGTCTCAACTTGCAGGTAGCTAGTCGGATTTTCCTTATGGATCCGTGGTGGAACCCTGCGGCGGAGATGCAAGCCATCCAGCGCGCGCACCGCATAGGCCAGCGGAACAAGAAAGTTGTTGCCGTTCGTTTCATTGCGGAAAAAACCGTTGAAGAGAGAATTCTTCAGCTTCAGGAAAAGAAACAGCTGGTTTTCGACGGGACGGTGGGTGCCTCTGACCACGCCATGGCAAAGCTGACGCAAGACGATCTCAGGTTCCTGTTCCAAAACTGA